CTGCAACGGCTTATATTGGCGGTATAAATATCTGGTGAAGGCATTATAGAGCTTCgaggtatattatattcaTCGGGGGAAGGATAAcaataatagtaatatatctTGACGCGAATTAACGACGACTGGTCGAAGcgtcgcagggtaggcataATCTTCACGGCGTTAGGAAATAACTgtattagtaatctagctgTATGCTTAAATAACTCTGCAGAATAGAATACCCCGTACGAAGAacaacaatcaatcaacacatttgctgctgcttatCACATTCACTTTAACCCTTTAAGCGATACGAAGCTTTGGTGGCCAACTGGCAAAACGTGCGGCAGAATTTGGTACATACCGGTGCACTAACACGTGAGATTTGGGCCAATGAGAAGCGCTAAAAGTGCGGCACCCGTAAGGTTGCGGCACCCCTATCAAAATATTGCATCAATTATTGAAAGCCGTTGATTGATTAGTAAGCCAGGGTGGGGGGCTCAGAAGTGGTGTTCGGGGTCGACCATGTAGGTGAGGACCTTATACCAGCTGGACTGTGGATTGTCCAGCGCTGCGGGGTCCACCTCCCGCATCGCCTCCTTGGTGCGGTCCTGGGACGCCTCGGGCTCGAACTCGGCGTCACTATCCTCCATCTGGAAGTCGTAGTGCGGTCGTTCGGTTTCGAGAATGTAGAGGAAGTGGACGAAGGACCGCAGCGAACTATTCATCAGGCGGATGTCGGCGTCCTGCGGCAGGCACCAGACCGTGCCGGTGCTGGGGTCAAAGGCGATGTCGTCGTACGGGATCAGGGCCAGTGAGATCCACCGTTCGGCCCCGGGCGGTACCTGCTCGTAGCGGTCTGAGAGGTCCCAGTCCCAGTCCCCGACGGGTCGCAGCCGTTGGTCGAGACCTTCAGCCATGTCGAACCAGGGGTTGTCCCGGACGGGAATGCCCAGGGTGGCCAACACATGCCGGGTGTCCGGGTGGGTCACGCCGTCGAGGGCGCTCTCGGGAGTCGTGACGAGCTCCTCCGGCTGGAACACCAACTCGAGCATATCGCGGGTGAGGGGGGGAGGGGTGGTCATTCCGTCTGGGTGCTGGTCGCTGGCGGATATCTCTGGGCAGCCTATGGGGCGAATCGGCTACGGGCCGCACGCAGCCTGTTGAGATAGTTCTGCACCCGCTGGTTGTCCGCGACTCTCGCCTGGGGCGTCGCTCTGTCGTCGAAGCTGTGCGAGACCGTCAAAACGTAGTGGTCTGTGTTGCAGGCACGGACGGATAACGAGGATCAAATAAGCGCTTACTTTCTTATCTCAATAAGCACCGAGACTGGGTCTCTTATACCTACCAGTACGTTTAGTCTGCCGATCTCCTAGGCAGCAGGCTGTTGCCTGACGCTAGTTATGGTGTACTGTTCCCAGACTGTAGACATCATGAAAAAGGTGACTTGACATGGGCGTAGGGAGCTGACCAAAACTACTTTCCATACACTATACCCAGTCTCAAGGTtatttagatattataaaaactctttttatcttcatTCCTGCTCTCGTTGTGACGTTATCGCTCGTATTAGTTGTAAACCTCGTTGTTGCTTCGTGTGCGCTGGCAGTGCTTTGTTATAACCGTAAAGTCCTCACGTTCGTCCTCTAACCCGATACCTACCTCAATCATCGACTCGACCTCCTTATCTACATCCACCTCTATTTCTGCCTCTTTTAAGTCAGGAAGAGCTTCTCTAGCTGCTATATTCTCCGACAGAGCCATGAATCGTCGGTTCGGGTTTAATAccgcctttctcttcttcccttgcCGCACCTGGGCTATCTGCTCCTCGAGGCTAGTAATCTGCGCATTCTAAACGGCCACCTTTATCTCTAAAGCTTCTAACCCCTTTGCCATCTTACTATACTTCTGCCTGGTCAGATGACTTCGGTGCTTAGCTATTTCCCTTACTTGCCGGCTTGTTTTCGGCGTATTATCTAAGTGCAGTTAAGGAGGGCTTGGCATCTTGAACTCTTCTAGCAGTTTTTCTTTATCTAGTTGAATTTCAGGATATATTAgagccttataataatttatagGCTAATTTCCAGTAAATCTCTAGCCGGATAAGATAATATCTTTCCTTATGCCTGCCTTCCTGGCTTTTATATATGCCTAGATAAAGTTGACTTTATTAACTAGCGCAGAATTAGTTAAACTAGCCAGTATTTAGAGTTCTTTCTAATATATacctttaataatattaaaaatcCTATTATCTAATAGCTGCAGACTATAGGAATAATATACTAGTAAGTAATAGCagtaaatattatttaaaaagtATATAGCTATTTACTTATCTTAACTGCTTATTAGTAACCCTATAATAGGTAGCTTAGCAGTAAAAACTCTAAAATACTTACCTATATATAGCTCTTATAactattaaggataataagtCTTATATCTAATGTATTATAAGGCTCTGTTTAAGGTAGGTAAATATCTTTTAACTATTTAAGAGtaatatagttattagtCTAGCTATTCGGGGATATAATATAATGCTAGTCTGCTATTAATTCGAATTTATTTAGAAACTATTACTTCTATAGCTCTTTtcctttaaagataattccTGGTTTTAAAGAGCAGCTAGTTGCAGTAAtagccttaataaataaggtCTATATATGCAATTAAATGCCTTTTAATaatgccttcttctttaGGTCAGAGCTCCTAATTATAAGGCTATCCAGGCCTTATAGATAACTAATTAGCTATGCCCTATAAAAGCCTATAGAGCACTTATAGAAGACTTACTAAAACCTACTATTATGCCGCCCTTATTTACATAAACTGTATTCTTAGGCTTAATCTAGCTATACTTATTCTCCCTGATATTAAAGTACTAATTAACTGCCTTTAGGGTAAAGTTATTAAATCTAgtagctttttaatattttctAATCTTAGTAGATAGTTTTAggtaatatttaataaacCTAATAGTCTAGTGCTTACCTAAaggtttattattaccttattattaaaggATAGCCTTAATATAGGCGCAGACCTGGCTATATAAGGGAGCATAGCCTAGAGACTCTTATTACAGCACCTAATAAATAAGCATCTCCTACTGGCTCTTTAGAATACGCTGGTAGGCCTAGATATATTTATTCCTACTTACTTAACCAGAAAGTTATCTTAAAATAATCTACTAAGGTACTCTATATTTCTAGGCTGCCTTATTCTATAAGAGGCCTCTATCAGTGGTATTAAATAAAGCCTTAGCTATATTATCTTTGGTATAATTACAGCAAACTATTACAGAAGGAGTTATAGTAAGTAAATTAGGTGAAAGTTCGGCTTAAGTGGATAAAGTCGCCTAGGGTATATAAggtaaaatataataaaattcAAAGGGCTAGAGAACCAGGCTATAAGGCAAAACAGGAAAAATTCaagctaatataaaagtttaataaaaaaagaaatataatgCAGGTCTTTGTTTATAAGTATCTTTATGCCTGGCCGAATATAATGTAATTAAAAATTTGGATTTTATATTAGAGAAGCGAAATTTTGGTTATGCAttaggtggtcctggatggtaAGTGCTGGTTCCCCCCTGGAGGTAAACCGAAAAGACATAACTCAAGCTTTACGAAACTCGGCATTGGTAGTTGTTTCTATAGCACCCTGGGTGATCACGTATAGGTGCTCTGATAAGGAGTATTTCCTCATTGCTGATACTGGATCATTCAGAGATTAGCCAACAAACAGTGCCACAGTCTACGTTGTAGACCCTGAAGAGCGATGGCGACAGGCTGGATTGATCTTCTATCCCATACTTGATCGTCTGGATGGCGCACAAGACAAGTAATAGCTGTCGGGGTGGCTCAGTGATccagatgttgagaaggttcAGTTCCGTTGAGAGCGACACATTGACCCAAAATGGTCGAGCCTCTCAGAGGTCACGTTAGTAAGAACTTGAACTGGGTGGAATCGCCAGAAATAGCCCCATTTATTGAGCTGAAAGCCTGGTTGCCAAGGGGCTTGACCTGTGAAGTGACCCTCGGCTGCAGAAGGCGCTGTGAGACACCAGTGGTTGGCTGTCTGCCGAACATCTGTTCAAGTGCAACATCCGATGTGAATTTGGAGGCTTGGTACTAGACTTGGCTGGAGGCGGCGGTCTGGACCCCCGTCATTTCTTTGTGAGTGTTGGTCACTTAACATTCCAACGTGCAAATCCTCATCTAAGCCGGTCGGATCAACATCGTCTCCTATTCAACTAGAGATTCCAACCACTAGCCGGGGAGTGGCGGCTCTGGCATTTCTAAAACTTGCCCCGTACGTAGAGCTTCTGGGCGCCTCGTATTCCTGGTTGAGGCATAAGACCTCTCTGGAGGAATGATGACAAAGTCTCTGTCATCAGCCCACCCTAGGGTCAAAGTGTCCAGtactaaagtaattaatatacgTACAAGTCTGATATAGTAAAATCTGAAGTTCATATCTTCGTTTATAACCCAGTCCATCGCCATTGAAGGCATCCCGTCCTGCTCTGCTCACGGAGCTCTAAAAACGTACATGCTCACACATGTAACACTACATGACAATAACGTACATCCCATACCACATATTACTCATATACCGTACTATACAACAGACCTTTCTTTTGTTACCGAGTGCATTTCAAACTCCTCATCTCGACTACTATAGTCCGCGTCCGGATACGTGCCTCGCTTAGACATGCGCTTGTCGGGATGACCCTGGGAGCGCTCAACGGGCAGATCGGGAAGTTCTTTGAACGCTCGAGCCGACGCACTACGAGGCGGAAGGGATCCTCGGTGGCCCGGGCCACTACGGCTCGATGGACCCTTGAAGGTCGACGCCTTTGTGCTGCTCAGAACGCCGGGTATCATCTGCAGGAGCGGGCGTAATGCTGGTAAGCTGGCGCAGATCAAAGCGCATGAGAGCTCGATGATGGACCATATCACGACGTAGACATTGTCCCCTGAATGTCGGTGTCAGCTCAGTCTGGAACAAGAAACGGTTGCCGAGGGGGATGCGAAGAGCTCTTACATGCAGCATCGAGCGTGTTTCCAAAGTCAACAATGTACTTGAGACGGATCATGCTTGTCACGCATGCGCTGGCCGAGTCAGTATCCAAATCTGAGTCTCAACGGGCAAATCCAGCGACGTACAAGGATCCAATGCTGAACATGAGCAACAGGGCGATCTTCTTCCCGCGGTTCAACTGCAGCTTCAGGAGCTCCGGGATAGGGAGGATAAGGATCACAATATCCTCGACGATGCTGGTAATTGCACCGGCGTAGCCCAACGCGGGGAGATTGATGCACTTTGGCTCCAGATTCCGATCCCAGATGGAGGCGATGGGGCGGCATTGGAATATGACGAGGCCCAAGAAGATGGCCCCGTGACCTACGAGAAATCCGACAGTAATCCAGGTCCAGAGCCGGAACTTGCGACTTGTAAAAACACGCGCGTAGAAGGCTAGCAGCGATCCCTTGGCCGAGACTTGGATGAGGACATAGAGCATCTGGGTGGCGTAGAACATCTGCATAGACGGTTAGTCCGCAACCAGGAATGGCATCTATGGAGCTGGGAGTCCGACTGGCCTTAAGGATGACCTCCCCTTTCGCTGGGTCTACATTCCAATAGTGGCGGCCAAACCCAAGCCGTGCACCTGGCGAGGACTCTGGTCAGCGTTATCCTCGAATGTTCATTCACGACCAGTGCACTACTTACTCTCGATCTGAGCACCAATTGTGGTTGCGAGCAGAACCTGAGACTTTGGCTCAGCATCCGAGCCCCAATGGCTTGCACGTTATGGCCAAGCGTCCTTTGGCTTACCGTAGCAATGACGGCCATCCAATCATCCCACCATAGTCTCTTTgttctcatcaaccttgcCACGCAGCGCAAGGCGACAATGGTAAAGGTAATGGCGGCGCTAGCAGTACCAGTCACCCTGACCTGGCCGCTGCGAGACTCTTTGGGATAGTCGATGCACAGGTTATTCGAAACCCTCCCCACCTCTAAGAGACAGCGTACAACAGTCAGCAACCAGGACGCGGGTTGTCGTGCATGGCGATGAGCAGACACGTACCAACTTGGTCGTTGAAGGGGCATGATAGTTGGACACAGGCGGAGACGTTTGCTTGTAGTGGGATATCGGTGCAGACGCAATCTGCCAGATCGGCGATGCCGCATCCACCCTGCTGCAAGGCATTGGCGAGGCAAGGGAACTATTGTGGGCAGTCAGCCAGGGCCCTCGGATGCAAATTCCAATGCGTTCGTATTGCTCGAGATTGCAAGTTGCGGAGTAAGGGGGACTCACCGCACAATCCGGAACCAGACCTGGCAGCAGGTCTGTCGAATTGGTGTTCTGGCTGAGGCCCGGAGTAGCCGTTGCGATGCACAAGAGTAATATTAAGGGCCACGATGCCTCGTATCCCTTTGAGGAAGGCATGTTTCTTGGAAGTTAGAAACCCCTCTCCTCTGAGTGGcagaggaaaagaaaaagggaaACTGGCGGAAATGGGACCAAGGATCCAGGCCCATGCTGCCAGGGGAAACCTCGTGGAGATATATCCCGACGAAGACATCCCACTCTCCCGGGGCAAACGCCAAGAGACGGGCTGTGACAGATTCAGAAGCTTACTATGGGGTGTGGTTGGTGTTTCAGTCTCACCTTCGCTTGGAGGTGGGAGGGGAGAATCCACCACACCGTCGGGCCTTTTTGCTGGTTTGATGTCCATGACGGGCGCATCCATGCATCCGGGGGAGAGAGAGATGGTGAGTGGGAGAAAAGGGACTCGCAGTCTGCACCTTCTGAATCCGTGATTTCAAAGTTCTTTAGGAACCTTGCAAGAGGTGATATATGTGCCTAAACTTCTTGGCTGTTGCGTTGGTTCTGTAACTGACATGCCTGCCATGGGGCAACCCCTGCATTGGTAGGGTGTACGCCCTGCAGGGTCCCTCTTTCTGGTGGCATTGACGCCATGACGTTCCTCATCGGTCCACGCACGGCCCGGAGATATAATTGTTTGGGTCACTTGCTGTTCTCCCCAGCTATGCGGCGCGGCGGAGGCAGGGGTCTTGGTGCTTCGCGAAGGGTCTCCGGCTGGGAGAAGCAGCAATACAGTGGGGTGCAAAAAGTATTCGCATCCCTAGCTGTGGGCCCACCTTACGTAGCCCGATTTGGACCGCGTTCTCAACGCTGCTTTTGCAGGTCACTCTCTTGCTTGTAATAACACCATAACGATGCCTCGAGGCAAGGAATTATCGCCATCTTTATGGTCTCACATTTGCGAATTATGGCGTGCTGGTTATAGCTAGAGACATCTTTATTATAGGTTTCTAGAAATCttaaaattaataatctGGTTGACTGTTAAACACGAAGAAAAACGCGGCTCTAATAACTGCACTTTGCCTCGCCCCAGTGCGCCTCAAAAGCTCATAGAAGAGCAGCGCgattagatatataatactattacAATAGATCTACAcataataataagagattTACTTAATTCTGTTGATAATGCTATTAAAGTGCAATCTTTATGATATCTTCTATGtaagataaataagaggAAATGGATATAGAAAAAGTGCATAGCCCTAATGCATTATAGGCTTGCAAAAGGCTCGATTAGGCCATATGATATTAGGGCATTAATTGGCGAAGGGTCAAATGGAGTGACGAGTATATAGTCTGCCGCGGTCAGACCGTAAGACCTATCTAGACCTTCCTATCGCCTCGCGAGGCCCTATGTGTATAGGATGTCAGGGAAGCTAGGAGACAAGGAGCCATATGGCAGATGTTCTGGGCTGCCTTCGGTCATGGATCTCATACGCCGTTAATGCCTCTCATCGGCAACATCAATGCCATAGGCATCTATCAGTTATATAGCTTCATCCTGCCGTGGTTCCTTCAGTCAGGCGATATCTTTATGCATAATAATGCCTCTCTGCATACGGCCCGGATCGTCAAATCCCTGCTGGAAAACCTAGGGGTCGATTGATGGCTTGGCCGCCGTATTTGCCTGATTTGAACCCTATAGAGAATCTGTgggcgttgatgaaggccGAGATCTATTGGTTACACCCAGAACTGACTTATGCAGAGGATACAGTCGCTACACAACACGCCTTAGTCTTAGCTGCGATAGAAGCTTGGGATAACCTTAAAGAAAGGATCTTATGAAACCTCTGTGAGACAATGCCGAACCGCGTTAACGCTGTAATTACTGCAGAAGGCTAGTATACAAAGTACTAAAGCTGTTCTAGTTGATGTTGCTAGGTTAAAAATGCAAGCTTAAAGCGGCACCTTCAAAAATCCCTGATCCGGCTAGACCAGATACTCCTGAGCAGGGGGATACGAATACTTTTTGCACCCCACTGTAAGAATTAGCGTAAAAACCTCGAGTGGCAACCTGCGAGATCGGGGGTACGTGCCGCAATCGTTCCCAAGGCCGAGATGGTTCATTTCCCAACGCATCGTCGCATTATGCAAAGTGACACCAGGGGCACTTTGAACATGTTTTATAAAGTCACCATCATCCGGGTTGAGATCTTCCCTTTCCCCAGGGCATTGCAGTGTGAGTCTGGTCTCGAGGCAGCCGCCGGATGAGCATGATTTGGACGGCGAGTCTTGCTCTGCTGCTCTCCAGCACTAGCATCTTTGCTATGTAAGTCATGACTAGTGCtccctctttctcctcccctCCCCTGTCGTTGATTGCCGTTTCCACTCCTACTTCTGTTCTCCCACCAAGGGCTGCCGTCAGATCAGATTAACAATCAGAtatatcaatcaattcagaTCAAATACGGTATTCTAAcagatcaatcaattcagaCACAAGCATATATGCATCTGATAGTTATATCTGATATCTGTAGAAAAGATGGTAACTACCCTAGAACCGTCGGATCATCCTTATGTTCCGCCCCGAAATATCCCTAACATAAATATTCCGGCCCCGTAGAGTGGGGCACTTCCCCAAGAAGCAATGGTGCTAGAGGACTGAGTTAAGCCGATTAGCTGGGTTTTGAGCCCTAGGCCACTCAGGGCTCGGTTGGAGAGCAATCTAAAGGTAGATTAATTAGTTAAGTTACCCCATTCCCTACCTCTTGCCCCAGTACGATATAGCCTTAGCCAGAGAAGCCAATATATCCCTAAATATTTAGAAATATATATTGGNNNNNNNNNNNNNNNNNNNNNNNNNNNNNNNNNNNNNNNNNNNNNNNNNNNNNNNNNNNNNNNNNNNNNNNNNNNNNNNNNNNNNNNNNNNNNNNNNNNNNNNNNNNNNNNNNNNNNNNNNNNNNNNNNNNNNNNNNNNNNNNNNNNNNNNNNNNNNNNNNNNNNNNNNNNNNNNNNNNNNNNNNNNNNNNNNNNNNNNNNNNNNNNNNNNNNNNNNNNNNNNNNNNNNNNNNNNNNNNNNNNNNNNNNNNNNNNNNNTATAATATCGGAGACCGCTTTAAAGGCAGCCTTGCTAGTAGCCCTTCGTCATCGCCGCTACCACCTACATTTTCTCGTCTTAGGTCCTGGTCTAAGGTCATTGCTAAGCAGTATAATGCAGCTTTAGCTTTGGCCTTGACTGCTGATTTATCTGTTAATAACCTTTATAAGATTATTTAGGGCTAACGATGTTTTATTATTGCAAACCTCTTAGATAAGAGGAAAAGTAGAGGGCAGGCAAAGCTAGATTAGAAACTATAGCTAGTTCCTAGCAGAGTTAAGGAAAGATAATACGTCTAGTAGGGATATCTAGTATTACTAGCTCTGcaataataaggatatacTGCGATTTTTTAATActtagttaatattattGGCATTAGCTTACCTTTTTAAGTTTATAGTACTTCTTATTTCTAGGCTATTACTAATGGTTCTTAGAGCTTATAGGATTACTAAGACCTTTAAAGCGGGTTTATCTGGTAACTCTTTAGTTATTAATCTCTAGAGAAATACATCTAAGAAACAGCctgccttttcttccttctttcttcctAGAGCAAAGATAGCATAGATTAGAGAGCTCTCTgttagttatattattaattctAATCTCCCCTTTACTGCCTTTAAGAGTACCTATCTGCAGGAGCTATTCTGTCAGCTTAACTCTGATCTTTATGCTTAGGTGCCCTAGGGTTAAACTATAACCAAGAAAGATCTAGAAGATATACTAGTTTTAAAGAAAGCAGCCATTAAGGAGGaacttaataatactattacCTAGATATATCTTAGCTTTAACCTCTAGACCTCTCCTAATAGATTAGCTTTTATTTCTATCTTTAgttactttattaattagagatacttatattaaagcCGGCTGCTAGCTTTTAAGAGGCAGATTAGATCTTATGCTAGTAAGAATATCGCTTATACTATAAGGAACATAGTCTATAATTAGGGTATTAATAG
This genomic stretch from Fusarium oxysporum f. sp. lycopersici 4287 chromosome 2, whole genome shotgun sequence harbors:
- a CDS encoding hypothetical protein (At least one base has a quality score < 10), with amino-acid sequence MPSSKGYEASWPLILLLCIATATPGLSQNTNSTDLLPGLVPDCAFPCLANALQQGGCGIADLADCVCTDIPLQANVSACVQLSCPFNDQVEVGRVSNNLCIDYPKESRSGQVRVTGTASAAITFTIVALRCVARLMRTKRLWWDDWMAVIATVSQRTLGHNSSPGARLGFGRHYWNVDPAKGEMFYATQMLYVLIQVSAKGSLLAFYARVFTSRKFRLWTWITVGFLVGHGAIFLGLVIFQCRPIASIWDRNLEPKCINLPALGYAGAITSIVEDIVILILPIPELLKLQLNRGKKIALLLMFSIGSFACVTSMIRLKYIVDFGNTLDAAWDNVYVVIWSIIELSCALICASLPALRPLLQMIPGVLSSTKASTFKGPSSRSGPGHRGSLPPRSASARAFKELPDLPVERSQGHPDKRMSKRGTYPDADYSSRDEEFEMHSVTKERSVV